From Eubalaena glacialis isolate mEubGla1 chromosome 17, mEubGla1.1.hap2.+ XY, whole genome shotgun sequence, a single genomic window includes:
- the ZNF706 gene encoding zinc finger protein 706 has translation MARGQQKIQSQQKNAKKQAGQKKKQGHDQKAAAKAALIYTCTVCRTQMPDPKTFKQHFESKHPKTPLPPELADVQA, from the exons ATGGCTCGTGGACAGCAGAAGATTCAGTCTCAGCAGAAAAATGCCAAAAAGCAAGCtggacaaaagaagaaacaaggaCACGATCAAAAGGCTGCTGCCAAAGCTGCCTTAATATATACCTGCACTGTCTGTAGG acacAAATGCCAGACCCTAAGACCTTCAAGCAGCACTTTGAGAGCAAGCATCCTAAGACTCCACTTCCTCCAGAATTAGCTGATGTTCAGGCATAA